Proteins encoded by one window of Flagellimonas lutaonensis:
- a CDS encoding glycosyltransferase family 4 protein produces the protein MQKVLIITYYWPPAGGPGVQRWLKFVKYLPEFGFEPWVYVPENPHYPLMDGSLVKEIPKTVKVLKHPIKEPYRWAAIFSKKKIKTISSGIIPKEKQQSVLEKIMLWIRGNLFIPDARKAWVEPSVRYLSEILATENIKTIITSGPPHSLHLIGMGLKEKYPDLQWIADFRDPWTTIGYHRMLRLTKSSQRKHKQLESKVLNNADKIVVTSNTTKSELEKLTKRPIETITNGYDDGDARVMLDSKFTLSHIGSLLTDRNPEVLWKVLSTLIEEEQDFAEHLKIQLGGAVSGQVLQSFREHGLENFVELLGYVPHEKVQSLQQSAQVLLLLEIDSEETKGIIPGKVFEYVRAKRPILAIGPANWEGGQLVTETQSGIYCTPKDGKSLKEVLLKWFNAYKTGELTIQPQGTEKYHRRALTEQLAKFIVWESS, from the coding sequence ATGCAAAAGGTACTTATTATCACGTATTATTGGCCACCGGCAGGTGGGCCAGGGGTGCAGCGATGGTTGAAATTCGTAAAATACCTTCCCGAGTTTGGTTTTGAACCTTGGGTATATGTTCCTGAAAATCCCCATTACCCCCTGATGGATGGATCGTTGGTGAAAGAGATTCCAAAAACCGTAAAAGTCTTGAAACACCCGATCAAAGAACCTTATCGATGGGCCGCTATTTTCTCAAAAAAAAAGATAAAGACAATCAGTTCGGGCATCATTCCAAAAGAAAAACAACAATCCGTTCTTGAAAAAATAATGCTGTGGATTCGTGGCAATCTGTTTATACCCGATGCACGAAAGGCATGGGTAGAGCCATCCGTTCGCTACCTCTCTGAAATTCTGGCCACAGAAAACATCAAGACCATCATCACTTCAGGGCCTCCTCATAGCCTGCATCTAATTGGTATGGGACTCAAGGAAAAATATCCTGACCTGCAATGGATTGCTGATTTTCGGGATCCGTGGACAACCATTGGTTACCATAGAATGTTGCGACTTACAAAATCTTCCCAACGAAAGCACAAACAGCTGGAAAGCAAGGTGCTCAATAATGCCGATAAAATTGTTGTTACCAGCAATACCACCAAAAGTGAACTCGAAAAATTGACTAAAAGACCCATTGAAACCATCACAAATGGCTATGATGACGGTGATGCGCGCGTGATGTTAGATTCAAAATTCACCCTTTCGCATATCGGTTCGTTGTTGACAGACCGCAACCCAGAAGTATTGTGGAAGGTATTGTCAACACTGATAGAAGAAGAACAAGACTTTGCCGAGCACTTGAAAATTCAATTGGGGGGTGCCGTAAGTGGGCAGGTATTACAATCTTTTCGAGAACATGGCCTCGAAAATTTTGTGGAACTATTGGGTTACGTGCCGCACGAAAAAGTCCAAAGTTTGCAACAATCGGCACAGGTATTGTTGTTGTTGGAAATCGATTCAGAAGAAACTAAGGGCATCATTCCGGGGAAAGTGTTCGAATACGTAAGGGCCAAACGCCCGATTTTGGCCATCGGCCCAGCAAATTGGGAAGGGGGGCAGTTGGTCACCGAGACCCAATCGGGCATATATTGTACGCCAAAAGACGGCAAATCATTAAAAGAAGTACTTTTGAAATGGTTTAATGCCTATAAAACCGGTGAGTTGACCATCCAGCCGCAGGGAACAGAAAAATATCATCGGCGGGCTCTCACTGAACAATTGGCCAAGTTTATTGTATGGGAATCGTCTTAA
- a CDS encoding lipopolysaccharide biosynthesis protein, with amino-acid sequence MGIVLRQSLANTIITYIGFGVGAVNILFLYTKILPAQYFGLVTLILATGAILMPLMAFGVHNTMVKYFNTHRNGEKDGFLSLMILAPLLTTVPLAVLTVLFYDPIAGLLGTKNPIVKDYIWYIFLVGLAMAYFEVFYAYSKVHLKSVFGNFMKEVFVRLGVTLLLLAYYFEWIDLGFFLKALVALYLLRTVIMKIYAYTLYLPKLSFHFPKETKEILTYSILIILGGSAALILLEIDKVMINQFVAIENVAYYSVAVFIATVIIVPSRSMHQITYPLTSELLGNQDEKGLKALYQKTSLTLFIAAGLLFLLIVLNLNDLYLLIPGEYRGGFYIVFLIGLAKVMDSLLGNNNAILYNSKYYRTVLAFGVGLALLTILLNWLLIPKMGIVGAALASFVAIFVFSMLKVWYVYSKFGIVPFTKNTLKVFLALLLLGFLFSYLQFPFHPIANIGLKSLLIGAMYAGILYRFDISEDVTGFIKKFLGKK; translated from the coding sequence ATGGGAATCGTCTTAAGGCAATCGCTTGCTAATACCATTATCACCTACATCGGATTTGGGGTAGGGGCGGTGAACATTCTCTTTTTATATACCAAGATTCTACCGGCCCAGTATTTCGGACTCGTGACACTGATTTTGGCAACAGGCGCCATTCTTATGCCTTTGATGGCCTTTGGGGTTCACAATACGATGGTAAAATACTTCAATACCCATCGCAATGGCGAAAAAGATGGTTTCTTGAGCCTTATGATACTCGCACCCTTGCTTACTACTGTGCCTCTAGCGGTGTTGACTGTCTTATTTTATGACCCGATTGCAGGACTTTTGGGTACCAAGAACCCTATTGTCAAAGACTATATCTGGTACATTTTTTTGGTAGGGCTGGCCATGGCCTATTTTGAAGTGTTCTATGCTTATAGCAAGGTACACCTGAAATCGGTGTTCGGTAATTTCATGAAAGAGGTCTTTGTCAGGTTGGGAGTAACCCTGTTATTGCTGGCGTACTACTTTGAATGGATAGACCTCGGTTTTTTTCTTAAAGCATTGGTCGCCCTTTACCTCTTGCGAACGGTTATCATGAAAATATATGCCTATACCCTTTACCTGCCCAAGTTGAGCTTTCATTTTCCAAAGGAAACCAAAGAGATACTCACCTATAGCATTCTAATTATTTTGGGTGGATCCGCCGCGCTTATCCTCCTTGAAATCGATAAGGTGATGATCAACCAGTTTGTTGCCATCGAGAATGTGGCGTATTACAGTGTGGCCGTCTTTATCGCCACGGTCATTATCGTGCCCTCAAGATCCATGCACCAAATCACGTATCCCTTGACCTCAGAATTATTGGGAAACCAAGATGAGAAAGGTCTAAAGGCCCTGTATCAAAAAACATCGTTGACCCTCTTTATTGCAGCTGGATTGTTGTTTTTGCTCATCGTGCTGAATCTCAATGACCTGTATTTGCTAATCCCTGGAGAGTACCGTGGCGGTTTTTATATCGTTTTCTTGATCGGATTGGCAAAAGTGATGGATTCCCTCTTGGGAAACAACAATGCCATACTCTATAACTCAAAATACTACAGAACTGTGTTGGCTTTTGGGGTGGGGCTGGCCTTGTTGACCATTTTGCTTAATTGGTTGTTGATTCCCAAAATGGGTATTGTTGGAGCCGCCCTCGCAAGTTTTGTGGCCATCTTTGTTTTCAGCATGTTGAAAGTATGGTACGTTTATTCCAAATTTGGCATTGTACCATTTACAAAGAATACTTTAAAGGTATTTTTGGCCCTCTTGTTGCTTGGATTTTTGTTCAGTTACCTACAATTTCCCTTTCACCCCATTGCCAATATTGGTCTCAAGTCACTCTTGATAGGGGCTATGTATGCAGGTATTTTGTACCGCTTTGACATTTCTGAGGATGTAACCGGATTCATTAAAAAGTTTTTGGGGAAGAAATAA